A part of Ignavibacteriales bacterium genomic DNA contains:
- a CDS encoding metallophosphoesterase yields MAVFFSIFFILYSLINYYIFIRGWQAISAITFLKPFYIFTFLLFAFGYLAAKFLHSFLHPLLYDLFLWIGSFWFAFILYLTLFILFIDLARVANYYLGIFPTFINSNYELSKQIAAAVVLFLSSTIILIGFINSTNFKVKNLYLNVDGKNANLNQLNIVMLSDIHLSPLNGESFLKQIVEKVNKLNADIILIAGDVVDDKPHILTQRGVGKSLNRFKSKYGVYASTGNHEYINGGEESVKYLTANGIKVMRDSSEVVNNSFILVGREDVSKQNFTQKRRKSLSEILNSSTENLPVILLDHTPYKLKEAQDNRIALQLSGHTHNGQMFPINLITNLIYELSWGYMKKGSTHYYVSSGVGSWGPRVKLASDAEIVNIKLNFTN; encoded by the coding sequence ATGGCTGTTTTCTTTTCGATATTTTTTATTCTCTACTCACTTATAAATTATTACATCTTTATCCGGGGCTGGCAGGCAATTTCAGCCATAACCTTCCTTAAACCATTTTATATTTTTACATTTTTATTATTTGCTTTTGGATATCTTGCGGCGAAATTTCTCCATTCTTTTCTTCACCCCCTTTTGTATGATTTATTTTTGTGGATTGGTTCGTTCTGGTTTGCTTTCATTCTTTATTTAACACTATTTATTTTATTTATTGATTTAGCACGTGTTGCGAATTATTATTTAGGAATTTTTCCAACCTTTATCAACAGCAACTATGAGCTATCAAAGCAAATTGCTGCTGCGGTAGTTTTGTTTTTGTCAAGCACAATAATTTTGATTGGGTTTATTAATTCAACAAACTTTAAGGTTAAAAATCTTTATCTAAATGTTGATGGAAAAAATGCAAATCTTAATCAGTTAAATATTGTGATGCTTTCAGATATTCATCTTTCCCCTTTGAATGGCGAGTCTTTCTTAAAACAGATTGTCGAAAAAGTAAATAAACTTAATGCGGATATTATATTAATAGCCGGTGATGTTGTTGACGACAAACCCCACATCTTAACTCAAAGAGGAGTTGGGAAATCACTGAATCGGTTCAAATCTAAGTATGGGGTATATGCTTCCACAGGAAATCATGAGTATATAAACGGTGGAGAAGAATCGGTAAAATATTTAACTGCAAACGGAATAAAGGTAATGCGTGATTCTTCGGAAGTTGTCAACAACAGTTTCATTCTGGTAGGAAGAGAAGATGTTAGTAAACAAAATTTTACACAAAAACGCCGTAAATCATTATCTGAAATTTTGAATAGTTCAACGGAAAACTTACCTGTAATATTACTTGACCACACCCCATACAAATTAAAAGAAGCACAAGACAATCGGATCGCTCTTCAATTATCGGGACACACGCACAATGGGCAAATGTTTCCTATCAATTTAATAACCAATTTAATTTATGAATTAAGCTGGGGGTACATGAAAAAAGGCAGCACTCATTATTATGTATCGTCTGGTGTTGGTTCCTGGGGTCCGCGGGTTAAACTTGCAAGTGATGCTGAGATCGTTAATATTAAGTTGAATTTTACGAATTAG
- a CDS encoding dihydroorotate dehydrogenase-like protein has translation MSITTEYLGLKLKSPIVPSAGPLSHEIENIKQMEDAGAGAVVLYSLFEEQIEHDALELHHHTSVHSESFAEATSYLPEPFDYKLGPEEYLDHIRKAKQAVDIPIIASLNGKSEGGWIDYAKKIEQAGADALELNIYRLATDMITPSFDIEKSYIDIVKSVKMNINIPVAVKMHPFFTSVSNMADHLDKNGADGLVLFNRFYQPDIDLEKLEVVPNVLLTTPMEMRLPLRWTAILYGRVDADLAATSGVYTEEDVIKMTMAGAKVTQMLSALLKFGIGHIADVISKLQYWMEANEYESLDQMRGSMSYKSVSDPAKLERSNYMRALNTYK, from the coding sequence ATGAGCATTACAACTGAATATCTCGGACTAAAACTTAAATCACCTATTGTTCCTTCTGCAGGACCACTTTCTCATGAAATTGAAAACATCAAGCAAATGGAAGATGCCGGCGCGGGTGCTGTAGTTTTGTATTCGCTCTTCGAAGAGCAAATTGAACACGATGCTCTCGAACTTCATCATCACACAAGCGTTCACTCTGAAAGTTTTGCCGAAGCAACAAGCTACTTACCCGAACCATTTGATTACAAACTTGGTCCGGAAGAATATCTTGATCACATACGAAAAGCAAAACAGGCAGTTGATATTCCAATCATAGCAAGTCTTAATGGTAAATCAGAAGGCGGGTGGATAGATTATGCAAAAAAAATTGAACAAGCCGGTGCCGATGCACTTGAGTTAAATATTTACAGACTTGCCACCGACATGATTACACCATCATTTGATATTGAAAAGTCGTACATCGATATAGTTAAGTCAGTTAAAATGAATATTAATATTCCTGTTGCTGTCAAAATGCATCCATTCTTTACCTCAGTTAGTAATATGGCTGACCATCTTGATAAAAATGGAGCTGACGGTTTGGTATTATTCAATAGGTTTTATCAGCCCGATATTGATCTTGAAAAACTTGAAGTAGTTCCAAATGTTTTATTAACAACGCCGATGGAAATGAGATTACCACTTCGCTGGACTGCAATTCTTTACGGCAGAGTTGACGCTGATCTTGCGGCAACAAGCGGGGTTTACACCGAAGAAGATGTGATCAAAATGACAATGGCGGGGGCAAAAGTTACACAAATGCTTTCTGCTTTATTAAAATTTGGAATTGGGCACATTGCAGATGTAATCAGTAAACTGCAGTACTGGATGGAAGCAAATGAATATGAATCTCTCGATCAAATGCGCGGCAGCATGAGTTATAAGAGTGTTTCTGATCCTGCAAAACTTGAGAGATCAAATTATATGAGAGCATTAAATACTTATAAATAG
- the nifJ gene encoding pyruvate:ferredoxin (flavodoxin) oxidoreductase has translation MERKKVTIDGNEAAAHVAYNTNEVIAIYPITPSSNMGEWCDSWMAVGRKNIWETIPTVKELQSEGGASGSVHGALQTGALTTTFTASQGLLLMIPNMFKIAGELTSTVFHVSARSIAAQALSIFGDHSDVMATRSTGFAMLCSNSVQEVMDFALIAQASTLEARVPFLHFFDGFRTSHEVMKIEELSKEDMKGMIDDDLVREHRLRGLSPDRPFMRGAAQNPDVYFQGRETVNPFYNSCPDIVQKQMDKFAKLVGRQYHLFDYIGAADAERIIVMMGSGAEAAEETVNNLAAKGEKVGLVKVRLYRPFSLSHFIKALPKTTKSIAVLDRTKEPGAGGEPLYLDIVNAISETHINGDLQFAYPKIVGGRYGLSSKEFTPAMLKTVFDNLSLNKPKHHFTVGIIEDVTNTSLDFDPAFSVESEETFRGQFYGLGADGTVGANKNSIKIIGEGTDYFAQGYFVYDSKKSGSMTISHLRFGPKNIQSTYLINKANFIACHQQEFLEKTDMLRQAAPNATFLLNTKVPKEEVWDSLPEKVQRDLIEKKMKLFIIDAYTVANQTGMGVRINTIMQTCFFAISNIFPKEQAIQLIKNSIKKTYGAKGNKIVQMNFAAVDQTLDNLFEVTVPNKITSRRQLQPAVSANAPAFVHVVTAKMIAGEGDLLPVSKMPVDGTYPLATSQWEKRNIALEVPVWDPETCIQCNKCVMVCPHATIRAKVYEEKYLENAPSDFKSTKFKSKDYGDGMIYSLQVAVEDCTGCGICVDVCPAKNKKETKYKAINMNEQFPLREQERANWDFFLNIPDLDRKKVNVGKIKDSQFLRPLFEFSGACSGCGETPYVKLVSQLFGDRAVIANATGCSSIYGGNLPTTPWAVDANGRGPAWSNSLFEDNAEFGYGFRIAIDKHSERAKELLVKFASEIGQTLVDEIISAKQNDESDIYDQRERVKVLNNKLNELVKSTSNGKSNDLKNLLSLSDYLVKKSVWIMGGDGWAYDIGYGGLDHVLASGANVNILVLDTEVYSNTGGQCSKSTPRGAVAKFAASGKPQAKKDLGLMAMAYGNVYVAKVAMGSNDQHTLRAFLEAEAYEGPSLIIAYSHCIAHGINMGTAMQNQKAAVDSGYWQLYRYHPDWEAEGKNPFKLDSKGLKIPLKDYAYLETRYKMLTKSHPVEAEKLIAEAQDDVVQKWKHYEQLASLGAEEKTNQK, from the coding sequence ATGGAAAGAAAAAAAGTAACAATAGACGGTAATGAAGCTGCAGCTCATGTTGCATATAATACAAATGAAGTAATAGCAATTTATCCCATCACCCCTTCTTCAAATATGGGCGAATGGTGTGATTCGTGGATGGCTGTGGGAAGAAAAAATATCTGGGAAACGATTCCGACTGTAAAAGAACTCCAAAGTGAAGGGGGGGCTTCAGGCAGTGTTCATGGCGCACTTCAGACCGGAGCGTTGACGACAACTTTCACCGCTTCGCAGGGATTACTTTTGATGATTCCCAACATGTTCAAAATAGCAGGCGAACTTACTTCTACAGTATTTCATGTTTCTGCAAGATCAATTGCAGCACAAGCGCTTTCGATCTTTGGTGATCATAGTGATGTTATGGCTACTCGTTCAACTGGATTTGCAATGTTGTGTTCGAACAGTGTTCAGGAAGTAATGGACTTTGCACTGATCGCTCAAGCATCAACACTCGAAGCACGCGTTCCATTCTTACATTTCTTTGACGGATTCAGAACATCACACGAAGTGATGAAAATTGAAGAACTTTCCAAAGAAGATATGAAAGGAATGATTGACGATGATCTTGTTAGAGAACATCGCCTTAGAGGTTTGTCACCAGACAGACCTTTCATGCGCGGTGCTGCACAAAACCCCGACGTTTATTTTCAAGGAAGAGAAACTGTCAATCCATTCTACAATTCCTGTCCCGATATTGTTCAGAAACAAATGGACAAGTTTGCAAAATTAGTTGGAAGACAATATCATCTGTTTGATTACATAGGTGCTGCAGATGCTGAAAGAATTATCGTGATGATGGGTTCGGGTGCAGAAGCCGCAGAGGAAACAGTAAACAATCTTGCTGCAAAAGGTGAAAAGGTAGGGTTAGTTAAAGTAAGATTGTACAGACCATTTTCTTTAAGTCATTTTATTAAAGCATTGCCAAAAACCACAAAGTCAATTGCTGTGCTCGATCGTACAAAGGAACCCGGAGCCGGAGGTGAACCACTTTATCTGGACATAGTAAATGCGATTTCAGAAACTCACATTAATGGCGATCTTCAATTTGCTTATCCCAAAATAGTTGGCGGACGCTATGGCTTATCTTCAAAAGAATTTACACCAGCAATGCTTAAAACTGTTTTTGATAATCTAAGTCTTAATAAACCAAAACACCATTTTACAGTTGGAATCATTGAAGACGTAACGAATACCAGCCTTGATTTTGATCCCGCCTTTTCGGTAGAATCTGAAGAAACATTTCGCGGACAATTTTATGGGCTTGGTGCAGATGGAACGGTTGGTGCAAATAAAAATTCGATAAAAATTATTGGCGAAGGAACAGATTACTTTGCCCAGGGTTATTTTGTTTATGATTCGAAAAAATCAGGCTCGATGACTATCTCCCATCTTAGATTTGGTCCTAAAAATATTCAATCAACCTATCTTATTAATAAAGCTAACTTTATTGCCTGTCATCAGCAGGAATTTTTGGAAAAAACCGATATGCTTCGACAAGCAGCACCTAATGCAACTTTCCTCTTGAACACAAAGGTTCCGAAAGAAGAAGTTTGGGATTCACTTCCTGAAAAAGTTCAAAGAGATTTAATTGAAAAGAAGATGAAGCTTTTCATTATTGACGCTTACACAGTTGCCAACCAAACAGGGATGGGTGTTCGCATCAATACAATTATGCAGACTTGCTTCTTTGCAATTTCAAATATTTTCCCGAAAGAGCAAGCGATACAATTAATTAAAAACTCGATTAAAAAAACTTACGGAGCGAAAGGCAATAAAATTGTTCAAATGAATTTTGCTGCTGTTGATCAAACGCTCGATAATTTATTTGAAGTAACAGTCCCAAATAAAATTACAAGCAGGAGACAATTGCAGCCTGCAGTTTCTGCGAATGCTCCAGCTTTTGTTCACGTAGTTACTGCAAAAATGATTGCAGGCGAAGGAGATCTTTTGCCCGTAAGTAAAATGCCGGTAGATGGAACCTACCCCCTTGCAACCTCACAATGGGAAAAAAGGAATATAGCTCTCGAAGTTCCTGTCTGGGATCCCGAAACTTGTATTCAATGCAACAAATGTGTTATGGTTTGTCCTCACGCTACAATAAGGGCAAAAGTTTACGAAGAAAAATATCTGGAAAATGCTCCTTCGGATTTTAAATCAACAAAATTTAAATCAAAGGATTACGGTGACGGTATGATTTACAGCCTTCAAGTAGCTGTCGAGGATTGTACCGGATGCGGAATCTGTGTTGATGTTTGTCCTGCGAAGAATAAAAAAGAGACGAAGTATAAAGCAATTAATATGAATGAGCAGTTCCCTCTGCGCGAACAAGAAAGAGCTAACTGGGATTTCTTTCTTAACATTCCTGATCTCGATAGAAAAAAAGTGAACGTTGGAAAAATAAAAGATTCGCAATTCCTTCGTCCGCTTTTTGAATTCAGCGGTGCTTGCTCGGGCTGCGGTGAGACTCCCTATGTAAAATTAGTCAGTCAGCTTTTTGGCGACCGCGCAGTGATTGCAAACGCAACCGGCTGTTCATCAATCTATGGGGGAAATCTTCCTACCACCCCCTGGGCTGTTGATGCAAATGGAAGAGGACCTGCCTGGTCAAACTCGTTGTTTGAGGATAATGCAGAGTTTGGTTACGGTTTTAGAATAGCAATTGATAAACATAGCGAGCGCGCTAAAGAATTGTTAGTAAAATTTGCTTCCGAGATTGGACAGACACTCGTTGATGAAATTATTAGTGCAAAACAAAATGACGAATCCGATATTTACGATCAGCGTGAACGAGTTAAAGTATTGAATAATAAATTGAACGAATTGGTTAAATCAACCTCTAATGGAAAATCAAACGATTTAAAAAATCTTTTAAGTCTTTCTGATTACCTCGTAAAAAAATCCGTTTGGATTATGGGAGGTGATGGATGGGCTTATGATATTGGTTACGGTGGATTGGATCACGTACTTGCTTCAGGCGCAAACGTAAATATACTTGTGCTTGACACTGAAGTATATTCTAACACAGGCGGGCAATGTTCGAAATCTACTCCTCGAGGGGCAGTAGCAAAATTTGCTGCATCCGGAAAACCGCAAGCTAAAAAAGATCTGGGTCTGATGGCAATGGCTTATGGAAATGTTTACGTAGCAAAAGTTGCAATGGGCTCAAATGATCAGCACACATTAAGAGCATTTCTTGAAGCAGAAGCATATGAAGGTCCATCATTAATTATTGCGTACAGCCATTGTATTGCTCACGGAATAAATATGGGTACCGCAATGCAGAATCAAAAAGCAGCGGTTGATTCCGGTTACTGGCAGCTTTACAGGTATCATCCGGATTGGGAAGCCGAAGGAAAAAATCCATTTAAACTTGATTCTAAAGGATTGAAAATTCCTTTGAAAGATTATGCTTATCTCGAGACTCGATACAAAATGTTGACCAAATCTCATCCTGTTGAAGCTGAAAAATTGATTGCAGAAGCTCAGGATGATGTAGTTCAAAAATGGAAACATTACGAACAGCTTGCTTCTTTGGGCGCAGAAGAAAAGACAAATCAAAAATAA